In the Apteryx mantelli isolate bAptMan1 chromosome 1, bAptMan1.hap1, whole genome shotgun sequence genome, one interval contains:
- the CRACDL gene encoding CRACD-like protein gives MDPKVRESERFGEENSGKKKSKFKSFKKFFGKKKRKETLSSTGSNSSLKLFQSTSDVTVSQGTHVGYDSEDELETHKGIMGSRALSHDSIFIPETGQEPARPVRVFSQENVSDRIRALQLKLQHNMKLGPPPPFGLHAKRSEDAGTSSEDDGLPRSPPETSLLHEILNSGTTRFSDSHKHLSSLSLAGTGSEEEEQVTLSPSRPQSTASQLFPRHGNAKTGGPQISDSSISPTANFDTPPELSSCLDNSAAKHKLLIKPRNQRSSKMRRFSQRTQSESLTDLSCTPEEEEDDDKEMQTDLPDALLKTSEQELPCSTAAAQDVASWQKPRMPEDLPPGLRPAMTQPASESGVAQEALLPENKPEGCPPTQETVCTKPESSLLLEGKDYATSPSSSLDREIKKQRDSSEALALLSGDECDVSVNTLNQEHEELPTVSSVCKVPFEEDISLNKSSLVCLDSSEENIQDDEIRLEMSCNKEAKKEAAVLSESIQQFPIGSFQHMDSFVILSHVPHPASSTQMGSSASWALEKTKTTQDATPDKENCQLLAHKEEILGKKAEKAANELNALRKFSVSSARERPRTRSLHFPESSECESPLNTRFFLSKAKVSLRNERWKDDLQTGSGDGKTSNKKQTLLPESSCEITGQSMEMLAGCVSQAIDAGPVPRDSSVVSQSQPDCEDKSPFQIKLRSTSLSLKYGDYSSQESKGIKRYSAEFNLENEGLTSFLKGEKAQIKKTADMNIGGSLNDNIKPKAKSSEQLSGKPPLPKKPVLQNITVPNTNANREKQDKVIQSPESRNEDRDLEKKSSPCKVPERSVPSPVITRDSRREPDSPAELAWITIARQKQRGTQQEQELNREKLVTPDVKSDTEKHNKEKEGTEGSVKQHWSKLSHVAPKTSSEEQRKETKSEMKEPLPRTNSLSHSVPVAQSPALVDKEEISHFKKASNAAADQPSWMELAKKKSQAWSDMPQIIK, from the exons ATGGACCCTAAGGTGCGAGAGAGTGAAAGATTTGGAGAGGAGAATTCAG gaaagaaaaaatcgAAGTTCAaatctttcaaaaaattttttggaaaaaagaaaaggaaagagacatTGTCATCTACTGGGAGCAATAGCAGTCTGAAGCTATTCCAGTCAACAAGTGATGTCACGGTCTCACAAGGCACGCATGTTGGTTACGATTCTGAAGATGAACTTGA GACCCACAAAGGCATTATGGGAAGCAGAGCTTTGTCACATGATAGCATTTTCATCCCTGAGACTGGGCAAGAGCCTGCAAGGCCAGTAAGAGTGTTTTCTCAGGAGAACGTTTCTGATCGAATTAGAGCTTTACAG TTGAAACTACAGCACAACATGAAATTGGGACCTCCACCTCCTTTTGGACTTCATGCAAAGCGCTCAGAGGATGCTGGGACCAGTTCTGAAGACGATGGATTACCCAGGAGTCCTCCAGAAACATCTTTGCTCCATGAAATCCTAAATTCAGGCACAACAAGA TTCTCTGACTCTCACAAGCACCTTAGCTCTTTGAGTTTAGCTGGAACAGGCAGTGAAGAAGAAGAACAG gtCACACTGAGTCCTTCTAGGCCTCAATCTACAGCCAGCCAGCTGTTCCCTAGGCATGGAAATGCTAAAACTGGAGGTCCCCAGATATCTGACAGCAGCATCTCGCCCACAGCCAATTTTGACACTCCGCCTGAGCTCTCCTCTTGCTTGGATAATTCTGCTGCTAAACATAAACTTTTAATAAAACCCCGGAATCAGAGATCCAGTAAAATGAGAAGATTTTCTCAG AGGACCCAGTCTGAATCTCTGACTGATTTGAGCTGTACACCAGAAGAAGAAGAGGATGATGACAAAGAGATGCAGACAGACTTGCCAGATGCTCTGTTGAAAACCAGTGAGCAAGAACTGCCATGCAGCACAGCTGCAGCGCAGGATGTGGCTTCCTGGCAGAAGCCCAGAATGCCTGAGGACCTTCCCCCTGGTTTGAGACCAGCGATGACTCAGCCCGCTTCTGAGTCTGGTGTTGCACAGGAAGCCCTGCTACCAGAGAATAAACCAGAGGGCTGCCCACCAACGCAGGAGACAGTATGCACAAAGCCTGAATCCTCATTGCTGCTAGAAGGTAAAGACTAtgcaacctctccctcctccagtctagacagagaaataaaaaagcaaagagaTTCCTCAGAAGCACTGGCTCTGTTGTCTGGGGATGAGTGTGATGTGTCAGTCAATACTTTAAATCAAGAACATGAGGAGCTTCCGACTGTGTCTTCAGTATGTAAAGTACCATTTGAAGAAGATATTTCACTTAATAAGAGTAGTCTTGTTTGTTTGGACAGTTCAGAAGAAAATATACAGGATGATGAGATACGTTTGGAAATGTCCTGCAATAAAGAGGCAAAGAAAGAGGCTGCTGTATTGTCAGAGTCTATTCAGCAGTTTCCCATAGGTTCTTTCCAGCACATGGACTCATTTGTTATCCTTTCCCATGTTCCACATCCTGCTTCTTCAACACAGATGGGATCATCTGCTTCCTGGGCTCTAGAGAAAACAAAGACTACACAAGATGCAACTCCTGATAAGGAGAACTGTCAGTTGCTGGCCCACAAGGAAGAAATTTtggggaagaaagcagaaaaagcagccaaTGAACTCAATGCCTTGAGAAAGttttctgtgtcctctgcacGAGAAAGGCCAAGGACCAGAAGCCTACACTTTCCAGAAAGCTCAGAGTGTGAAAGTCCATTAAATACCAGATTCTTCCTGTCCAAAGCAAAAGTCTCCTTAAGAAATGAGAGGTGGAAAGATGATTTGCAGACAGGATCTGGAGATGGAAAAACTAGCAACAAAAAACAGACTTTGCTGCCAGAGTCCAGCTGTGAGATCACAGGCCAATCTATGGAAATGTTGGCtggctgtgtttctcaggctatTGATGCAGGTCCTGTCCCAAGAGATTCTTCTGTGGTATCTCAGAGTCAGCCAGACTGTGAAGACAAAAGtccttttcaaataaaacttagatccacctcactgtccttgAAATATGGAGACTACTCTTCACAAGAATCAAAAGGGATTAAAAGATACAGTGCAGAGTTTAATTTAGAAAATGAGGGATTGACTTCATTTCTAAAAGGTGAAAAGGCACAGATCAAAAAGACAGCCGATATGAATATTGGTGGTTCTTTAAATGATAACATCAAACCCAAAGCAAAGTCCTCTGAACAGCTTAGTGGCAAACCTCCATTGCCTAAGAAGCCTGTCTTGCAAAACATAACTGTTCCAAATACCAATGCAAACAGGGAGAAACAGGACAAAGTTATTCAGTCTCCTGAATCCAGAAATGAAGATAGAGACTTGGAGAAAAAGTCAAGTCCTTGTAAAGTGCCTG AGCGAAGTGTGCCTTCCCCAGTGATTACTAGAGACTCCAGAAGAGAACCTGACAGTCCCGCAGAGCTGGCCTGGATTACCATAGCAAGACAAAAGCAGAGAGGCACGCAACAGGAGCAGGAACTTAACAGAGAAAAACTTGTGACTCCGGATGTTAAGTcagatacagaaaaacacaataaagaaaaggaaggaacagAG GGGTCAGTGAAGCAGCACTGGAGCAAACTTTCACACGTGGCACCTAAAACCTCTTCTGAAGAACAGAGGAAAGAGACAAAGTCTGAAATGAAAGAGCCACTGCCGAGAACCAACTCACTGTCTCATTCTGTCCCTG TAGCTCAGTCACCAGCTCTGGTGGATAAGGAGGAAATAAGCCACTTTAAGAAAGCCAGTAATGCTGCTGCAGATCAGCCATCATGGATGGAACTTGCCAAAAAGAAATCACAAGCTTGGAGTGATATGCCACAGATTATAAAATAG